In the Nitrospirota bacterium genome, CGCATGATCTCCGCATTGAGATCGTCCTGAGTGACCGTCAGCCCTTCCTTTTCGGCGATCGCTTCCAGCACGAGTCCGAGCTTCACGCGGCGCGCCGCTTCGTCGCGGTGCTCCTGACGAAGAGCCGTGACATCTTCCGCACTGGGCGCTTCCTGGGCAGCGCCTTTTCGTTCCTGCTGCTGTACGTGCTGGCGGATGATGGCCTCCAGCTCCCGTTCAACGAGGGTCTCCGGAAGATCGAAGTGATGAGTCTCCGCAAGCCGTTTGATAATCGTATCCTTATAGGTGTCCTCGATCTCTCGCTTCAGCGCCTGCTCCATCCCGCTCCGCAGTTTATCTTTGATTTCCTGAAGCGTGGTGTAGGGGCCGCAGTCTTTGGCAAATTCATCGTCCAAGACCGGCAGTTTCTTTTCTTTGACGGATTTGACCGTCAACGTGAACAAGACTGTTTTGCCGGCGACACGTGGGTCCGGATGACTGGCCGGATAGGGCTGGGATATTTCGAGCACATCCGTCTCTTTCTTCCCCACGACATGCGAATCGATTTCTAGTCCCAAGACGGACGCCTTCGAACCCACCTTATGGAGTTGCCCGTCCTTCTTCGCTCCATCCAACGGAGCGCCATCGAGCGTGCCTTGCACGTCCAGCACAATATAGTCTCCATCCACGATGGCATGGCCGGTTGGCGCGGCTTCCAAGCGTGCCTGCTGCTCGCGCAACACCTCAAGTCCTCGGTCGAGCTGTTCGTCGGTGACGGTTCGCTTGTCCGGCTTGAGCGAAATCGGGCTCGGTGCCTTATAGTCTCGCAACTCGATGGTTGGCTTGATCTCGACGGTTGCGGTAAAGGTGAACGGCTCGTCTCTCTTAATCTTGACCCGATCCAACGGGGGAATTTCAACGAGGACCGGCACAATACCAGCTTGACGAACAGCCTTGTCGTAGAAATCCGGCACAAGGCTTCGAATCACATCCTCTTCCACGGATTTGGAATAGCGTTTCTCCAGCAAGGCCAGGGGGGCCTTGCCAGGACGAAATCCCGGGATGTTGACCTGGCGGTTCAACTCAACATACGCTCGGGCAAACCGTTGCGTGACCTCATCGGCCGGCACCTCGATCTTGAGGGCGCGTTTCATCGGTCCTAGTTCGGTCACTTCCATTTTCATAGCTGATACTACCCTTTATCTTGTAAGAAGGCTTACAGGTGTCACTGTACTGTCGAGCCATCCGTGGTTTGGTGCGAGCGGAGGGACTTGAACCCCCACGGTTACCCACGAGATCCTAAGTCTCGCGCGTCTGCCAGTTTCGCCACGCTCGCATAGTGAGGTCCGCTGAAGTCGGATCCAGCATGAGAAGCACACAAGCGAAATGACTCAATAGCGTCAGTCTTTTGTACCGTTGGATACCGCCTACTGTCAACCCATACTCCTGGGGGAGGACGCTTCTGACCGCGGCCTTGACCGCTGCAAGAACGAATAGAAACAGAGGATGGACGGCAGACACTTCATCGCCACTCTTCCCTGCCAATACCTGCAAGTTGCGTCGAAACAACGCGTGGTAGCACCCTCCTCTCGTGGGGGGTATAATGTGCTGGAGTATAGTGGAGTTCCAGTCTCCGGCCTGTTGAATGCCTCCGGTGAGGCTACTGTCCCTGATAAGGAGGTGCCTGATGCGAGCATGTCTCCTCTCTT is a window encoding:
- the tig gene encoding trigger factor, producing the protein MKMEVTELGPMKRALKIEVPADEVTQRFARAYVELNRQVNIPGFRPGKAPLALLEKRYSKSVEEDVIRSLVPDFYDKAVRQAGIVPVLVEIPPLDRVKIKRDEPFTFTATVEIKPTIELRDYKAPSPISLKPDKRTVTDEQLDRGLEVLREQQARLEAAPTGHAIVDGDYIVLDVQGTLDGAPLDGAKKDGQLHKVGSKASVLGLEIDSHVVGKKETDVLEISQPYPASHPDPRVAGKTVLFTLTVKSVKEKKLPVLDDEFAKDCGPYTTLQEIKDKLRSGMEQALKREIEDTYKDTIIKRLAETHHFDLPETLVERELEAIIRQHVQQQERKGAAQEAPSAEDVTALRQEHRDEAARRVKLGLVLEAIAEKEGLTVTQDDLNAEIMRLASELKMPPADLVKMVKAGGQESIDELRARILADKALDFVYRNAVIQG